The Microbulbifer sp. YPW1 genome contains a region encoding:
- a CDS encoding FMN-binding negative transcriptional regulator: MYTPKHFAISDQQELLRFMKRNAFGQLISSHNDRPEATHLPFLLSQDGERLLCHLARQNPQLDSIDERQVLIIFNGPHAYISPRWYHSAGVPTWNYQSVHVYGTARTFSDEERLMSVVNQLSDKYEAGAENPWQPDYSPKMLRAIVGVEIEITEIQGKYKLSQNRPSEDRQRVVEALQAQGETAMAEAIEQWSTP, translated from the coding sequence ATGTACACCCCCAAACACTTTGCCATCTCAGACCAGCAGGAGCTGTTGCGGTTTATGAAACGCAATGCCTTCGGCCAGTTGATCTCCAGTCACAACGATCGCCCCGAGGCCACCCATTTACCATTCTTGCTGTCACAGGATGGGGAACGCCTGCTATGCCACTTGGCCCGTCAGAATCCGCAACTGGACTCCATCGATGAGCGACAGGTACTGATCATCTTCAACGGTCCCCATGCGTATATCTCGCCACGCTGGTATCACTCAGCGGGTGTGCCAACATGGAACTATCAGTCGGTACACGTCTATGGAACCGCCCGTACATTCAGCGATGAAGAACGATTGATGTCGGTGGTCAACCAGCTTTCCGATAAATACGAGGCCGGCGCCGAAAATCCCTGGCAGCCTGACTACTCTCCGAAAATGCTGCGCGCGATTGTCGGTGTGGAAATTGAAATCACCGAGATTCAGGGAAAATACAAATTAAGCCAGAACCGGCCATCAGAAGACCGACAGCGCGTGGTGGAAGCACTGCAGGCGCAAGGCGAAACTGCCATGGCCGAAGCCATTGAACAATGGAGTACACCTTGA
- a CDS encoding DUF6515 family protein — MLRFRSHLSRQFPIAAPANDTLQVRLLCGACCALLLMSPVATRAQDTGLSSAEPPEEYRRDPNRQRQLPAGASRITLSGNIYYYEGGYFYRKEDDGYLRVEPPLGAELTFVPSGSTGFEIDGWRFFLSGTGTFYRYEPKRRSYVVTTPPYEWRRYYNGDLVGAYEDRLYGYPDKDLDDLRDRSGIPRAYPPDAVDPDAMDGEGVPLFEAEGYRDRRRSPRRPYANARPPYDASGERYDNRALVESACRQDASDAARRGSTLQDQRLRIYQREYRDCIQRYDRRR; from the coding sequence ATGCTCCGATTCCGCTCTCACCTTTCCCGACAATTCCCCATCGCTGCTCCGGCGAACGACACTCTTCAGGTGCGGCTGTTGTGCGGGGCTTGCTGTGCACTGCTGTTGATGTCTCCTGTCGCGACCCGGGCCCAGGATACGGGGCTGTCCAGCGCGGAGCCGCCGGAGGAGTATCGGCGCGATCCCAATCGTCAGCGCCAGTTGCCGGCGGGCGCCAGCCGGATCACCCTGAGCGGCAATATTTACTATTACGAGGGCGGGTATTTCTATCGCAAGGAAGACGATGGCTACCTGCGGGTGGAGCCTCCGCTGGGCGCGGAACTGACGTTTGTTCCCTCTGGCAGTACCGGGTTCGAAATCGATGGGTGGCGCTTTTTCCTCAGCGGTACCGGCACCTTCTACCGCTATGAGCCGAAGCGACGCAGTTATGTCGTGACAACGCCGCCCTATGAATGGCGGCGCTACTACAATGGGGATCTTGTCGGCGCCTACGAGGACCGCCTATACGGTTACCCGGACAAAGACCTCGATGACCTGCGCGACCGCTCCGGTATTCCCCGCGCCTATCCCCCCGATGCGGTAGACCCCGACGCGATGGACGGTGAGGGCGTGCCGCTGTTCGAAGCGGAGGGCTACCGCGATCGCCGTCGAAGTCCGCGGCGTCCCTACGCCAATGCACGCCCACCCTACGATGCCAGCGGCGAGCGCTACGACAACCGCGCGCTGGTGGAGTCCGCCTGTCGCCAGGATGCATCGGATGCCGCACGCCGGGGCAGCACCCTGCAGGACCAGAGGCTGCGCATTTACCAGCGGGAGTATCGCGACTGTATCCAGCGCTACGACCGGCGGCGCTGA
- a CDS encoding tetratricopeptide repeat protein → MLKDTQGNPLTGATADTADLYEKGMRAFNLYSEDPFPYLEQAIAQAPEFVMAHLLKAYMYATATEPEATQAARAVLDTARKLPMSDREASHVVALQQLIAGNWHAAAEHLDFHNARYPHDLVAIQCGHLMDFYRTNGRNLRDRIARVLPHWSAEIPGYSLLLGMYAFGLEECAEYARAEEYGHRAIDLEPFDCWAHHAVTHVLEMQGRAKDGVAWMESREPFWAGRENFFKVHNWWHRALFHLDLEEIDQATALYDQKVRADSSSMALDLVDASALLWRLWMLEVDVTSRSKEVAACWLPLADGHTYPFNDWHAVMAYLGAGQTEQVDAVINKLREQTDSRNDVERWAGQTGLPLVEGFTAFARGRYAEAVHHLHGARYIFQQFGGSHAQRDIIDWTLAEAAIRSGERALAEAFANERLAQKPDSPMQLATLLRATQLPR, encoded by the coding sequence ATGTTGAAAGATACGCAAGGCAACCCGCTGACTGGCGCCACGGCAGATACCGCTGATCTCTATGAAAAAGGGATGCGGGCATTCAACCTGTATAGTGAAGACCCGTTTCCGTATCTGGAGCAAGCCATCGCGCAGGCACCAGAATTCGTTATGGCCCACCTGCTGAAAGCCTATATGTACGCCACGGCCACTGAGCCGGAGGCAACACAGGCCGCGCGCGCGGTACTCGACACTGCCCGCAAACTCCCTATGAGTGACCGGGAAGCTTCACATGTTGTTGCACTACAGCAGCTAATCGCCGGCAATTGGCACGCTGCCGCAGAACATCTCGATTTTCACAATGCACGCTACCCGCACGATCTGGTCGCTATCCAGTGCGGTCACCTGATGGACTTTTACCGTACCAACGGCCGCAATCTGCGAGATCGAATCGCGCGGGTGTTACCGCACTGGTCCGCCGAGATCCCCGGTTATTCCCTGCTCCTGGGGATGTATGCATTCGGACTCGAGGAGTGCGCTGAATATGCCCGCGCGGAAGAATACGGCCACCGCGCTATAGATCTGGAACCCTTCGATTGTTGGGCACATCACGCGGTGACGCACGTGCTGGAAATGCAGGGTCGTGCCAAGGACGGTGTCGCCTGGATGGAATCCCGGGAGCCCTTCTGGGCTGGCAGGGAAAATTTCTTCAAGGTTCACAACTGGTGGCACCGGGCACTGTTTCACCTGGATCTTGAAGAGATTGACCAAGCGACCGCGCTCTACGATCAAAAGGTACGCGCCGATTCCAGCTCCATGGCACTGGATCTGGTGGATGCTTCAGCACTGCTGTGGCGCCTGTGGATGCTGGAGGTGGATGTCACCTCGCGCAGCAAAGAGGTTGCCGCTTGCTGGCTGCCCCTCGCCGATGGGCATACCTACCCGTTCAATGACTGGCATGCGGTGATGGCCTACCTGGGCGCCGGACAAACCGAGCAGGTGGATGCGGTCATCAACAAGCTGCGCGAACAAACAGATTCACGAAACGATGTGGAACGCTGGGCCGGCCAGACCGGCCTGCCACTGGTAGAAGGGTTTACCGCCTTCGCGCGCGGTCGTTATGCTGAGGCCGTGCACCACCTGCACGGCGCTCGCTATATATTCCAGCAGTTTGGTGGTAGCCATGCGCAGCGCGACATCATCGACTGGACGCTCGCAGAAGCCGCCATTCGCAGCGGTGAACGCGCCCTCGCGGAAGCATTCGCCAACGAACGGCTGGCGCAAAAACCGGATAGCCCGATGCAGTTGGCAACCCTGTTGCGCGCCACACAGCTGCCCAGATAG
- a CDS encoding rhomboid family intramembrane serine protease: MLIIPIQNKPDWRRPPLVCFALILANLLVFVLYQSGDESRWQAAEEYYFSSDLPTLEEQRFYEFVGAEKPEWRSLAQGAGEEFIYEQLLWSREFHHWLVPQLEREGKQQWLQQRQQFAEMRDRLSSFAYGLTPAEPTLKGALGHMFLHGGWEHLLGNMIFLLLFGLSVELALGAAWFIGLYLLGGLAAAGLHMGVEAGSLMPVIGASGAVSAVMGMFVAVYGVRRLRFFYTLGFAFGEFTAPALLVLPLWLGKEVFGYFFGNDNIAYWAHFGGLVAGFVCTMVLIRLRPSREIHVEEDLPPTPEQLALARIESLQNSGKLLEASEAAASAQRQHPESLPLIHKSIELTALAPESEAHHRAWLALFALARSPAQAFEPIASGVEEYVQRVREPRALNVRVCLLLAQRAAREKHWGLVESLLQRLRQKDQRHPLMARLANGLVEHYRRCGDEERARRALDFARALQPTAI; the protein is encoded by the coding sequence TTGCTGATTATTCCCATTCAGAACAAACCCGACTGGCGCCGTCCGCCGCTGGTGTGTTTTGCCCTGATTCTCGCTAACCTCCTGGTGTTTGTGCTCTACCAGAGCGGCGACGAGTCCCGCTGGCAGGCAGCGGAGGAATATTACTTCTCCAGTGATCTGCCGACCCTGGAAGAGCAGCGCTTCTATGAGTTTGTGGGAGCGGAAAAGCCCGAGTGGCGATCCCTGGCACAGGGCGCGGGGGAGGAGTTCATCTACGAGCAGTTGCTGTGGAGTCGCGAGTTTCACCATTGGCTAGTGCCGCAGCTGGAGAGGGAAGGTAAACAGCAGTGGCTGCAGCAGCGCCAGCAGTTCGCGGAGATGCGCGATCGCCTGTCCAGCTTTGCCTACGGGCTGACGCCGGCAGAGCCGACCCTGAAAGGGGCGCTCGGGCATATGTTCCTGCACGGTGGCTGGGAGCACCTGCTGGGGAACATGATCTTTTTGCTGTTGTTTGGCCTGTCGGTGGAGTTGGCGCTGGGCGCGGCGTGGTTTATCGGTCTTTACCTGCTGGGTGGACTGGCGGCGGCCGGCCTGCATATGGGGGTGGAGGCCGGAAGTCTGATGCCGGTCATCGGTGCCTCCGGAGCGGTATCCGCGGTGATGGGGATGTTCGTCGCGGTTTACGGTGTGCGCCGCCTGCGATTTTTTTACACCCTCGGTTTTGCTTTCGGTGAATTCACGGCGCCGGCGCTGCTGGTACTGCCCCTGTGGCTGGGCAAGGAGGTTTTCGGCTACTTCTTTGGCAACGACAACATTGCCTACTGGGCGCACTTCGGTGGCCTGGTGGCGGGCTTCGTGTGCACCATGGTTTTGATCCGGCTGCGTCCCAGCCGAGAAATCCATGTGGAAGAGGACCTGCCCCCCACACCGGAGCAGCTGGCCCTCGCGCGTATCGAATCCCTGCAGAACAGTGGCAAGTTGCTGGAAGCCAGCGAAGCTGCGGCCAGTGCCCAGCGGCAGCACCCGGAGTCGCTGCCGTTGATCCACAAGTCCATCGAACTCACCGCCCTGGCGCCGGAAAGCGAGGCCCACCACCGGGCCTGGCTGGCACTGTTTGCCCTGGCGCGGTCTCCGGCGCAGGCGTTCGAGCCTATCGCTTCCGGGGTCGAGGAGTATGTACAGCGGGTGCGCGAGCCGCGGGCGCTTAATGTGCGGGTATGCCTGCTGCTGGCGCAGCGGGCGGCCCGGGAAAAGCATTGGGGGCTGGTGGAAAGTCTGTTGCAGCGCTTGCGGCAGAAAGATCAGCGCCACCCGTTGATGGCACGCCTGGCCAATGGCCTGGTGGAGCATTACCGCCGCTGTGGCGACGAGGAGCGCGCGCGCAGGGCACTGGATTTTGCCCGGGCGTTGCAGCCGACGGCAATCTAG
- a CDS encoding LysR family transcriptional regulator yields the protein MAPANKPGPRQTAKHAFSGRFSDMDLRLLRVFREVVRAGGLAAAEVALNISRSTISVYLSDLETRLGMQLCIRSRGRADFKLTPEGEALYQAIEELDGHLASFRSQVNAIQSQLTGQLRIVLPDDMLAMPQLDMPATIAHLRDRAPQLQLEIKLAAPQELELEILGGRADVGINPLHSRRPGLSYHPLFSHQSLLYASVSHPCASLPETDEEMITQQELAAPDHAVLSGAAHLYRLFPHKSIANHMAARLAMILSGKFIGFLPAYLAEEYVERGQLVTLNPDRFRYQIQNALTFKSSAAEQPAVQLFLELLVVNG from the coding sequence ATGGCCCCTGCAAATAAGCCCGGCCCCAGACAGACCGCCAAACATGCCTTCTCCGGCCGCTTCAGCGATATGGACCTGCGCTTGCTGCGTGTCTTCCGCGAAGTAGTGCGCGCGGGTGGGCTGGCCGCAGCGGAAGTAGCGCTCAATATCAGCCGCTCAACCATCAGCGTGTACCTCTCGGACCTGGAAACGCGACTCGGTATGCAGCTTTGTATTCGCTCCCGGGGCCGCGCCGATTTCAAGCTGACCCCCGAGGGCGAAGCGCTCTACCAGGCCATCGAAGAACTGGACGGGCATCTGGCCAGCTTCAGAAGCCAGGTCAACGCCATCCAGTCACAGCTCACCGGACAATTGCGAATCGTCCTACCCGACGACATGCTCGCCATGCCCCAGCTGGACATGCCCGCCACCATCGCCCATTTGCGAGACCGCGCACCCCAGCTGCAACTGGAAATCAAACTAGCCGCGCCCCAGGAACTGGAACTGGAAATCCTCGGCGGCCGCGCGGATGTCGGTATCAACCCCCTGCACTCCCGTCGCCCCGGCCTCAGCTATCACCCCCTCTTCAGCCACCAGTCTCTACTCTACGCCTCCGTCAGCCATCCGTGCGCAAGCCTGCCTGAAACCGATGAGGAGATGATCACCCAGCAGGAACTTGCCGCTCCCGATCACGCCGTCCTGTCAGGGGCTGCGCACCTGTACAGGCTGTTCCCACACAAGAGCATTGCCAACCATATGGCCGCACGGCTGGCGATGATCTTATCTGGCAAATTCATCGGTTTTTTGCCGGCATACCTGGCGGAAGAATATGTTGAAAGAGGGCAACTGGTTACACTTAACCCCGACAGGTTCCGCTATCAGATACAAAATGCCCTGACGTTCAAGAGCAGCGCAGCGGAACAACCCGCAGTGCAACTATTCCTGGAGCTTCTGGTGGTAAACGGGTAA
- a CDS encoding mechanosensitive ion channel domain-containing protein: MGAIGATFFLHCSQFPRSAAITLRAFLACLCLLFLLFPALATAQLPTQKPKEFTPVIPDFNQLAADWWTQWPEATHEQRTAWLEEVEKAWQDWRSNLPEEAQLAEEVKLIDGRFNSIRKIWEKRDELKKVSVLPDVTFPKNPTVLQWADSDAAVTRGRQRFAGMRLEKSQMDEAVSLSLTHLRDTVGKLRDKNRADAKHLKATLDVFLAQLSHLQVLEEQSMVNEQIAAWDEELKYADAELTRMLKELQYSEEAVQKLGEARTKEKSSLEELTRERNDSRNLIFESSDAAVTMEQQIRLMNYSVEAMENRLQLRKQELLLAINNVLAPAGDKQKLSVDKDLVSNAETVHENLNRQLNVRQRQIVAWVGEDSKAMRKWWRQFEKVDSGLGRVRDLLDDIQRYENAQLFVYQRQQGWWQTMGDRLLLQFRNLRTSWRNLANYELFAISEQPITLKDIAQMVLVIIVAWACSRLLNWILRRMVRKNRTSEQGAYTLWRILNYCIVLITFVIILTMVGLDTSKLTLIAGALSVGIGFGMQAIFSNFISGIILLFEQPLRVGDLVELESGVFGRIRDINVRSTRITTRDNVDILVPNSEFVTGRVTNHTLEDPVRRIHVIFGVAYGTDPEVVREAAMEAAERVPVTYSNWQRKTEVWLTGFGDSSLDFKLVVWVNSNAVSSLGDLNALYNIELLREFTQRGIEIPFPQRDLHVRSWGDTEAALGNAPADTSGDGGAPQDSTHQPQAERRGSAGIEDWSSEGDTDGGDSGGDGTAGGDDGGSPGH; the protein is encoded by the coding sequence ATGGGAGCTATCGGCGCCACTTTTTTCCTGCATTGCTCGCAATTCCCCCGTTCTGCGGCAATAACTCTGCGCGCGTTTCTGGCATGCCTGTGCCTGTTGTTTTTGTTGTTCCCTGCGCTGGCTACGGCGCAACTTCCCACCCAGAAGCCGAAAGAATTTACCCCGGTTATTCCCGATTTCAATCAGCTCGCCGCAGACTGGTGGACCCAGTGGCCGGAGGCCACCCATGAGCAGCGCACAGCGTGGCTTGAGGAGGTGGAAAAAGCGTGGCAGGACTGGCGCTCTAACCTGCCGGAGGAGGCGCAGCTCGCCGAGGAAGTCAAACTCATCGACGGGCGATTCAACAGTATTCGAAAGATCTGGGAAAAGCGTGATGAGTTGAAAAAAGTCAGCGTTTTGCCGGATGTCACCTTCCCGAAAAATCCCACTGTCCTGCAGTGGGCAGATTCCGACGCGGCCGTAACCCGCGGCAGGCAGCGCTTTGCCGGTATGAGGCTGGAAAAGTCGCAGATGGACGAGGCGGTGAGTCTGTCTCTGACCCACCTGCGGGATACAGTGGGCAAACTGCGGGATAAGAATCGCGCGGATGCCAAGCACCTCAAAGCCACCCTGGATGTCTTCCTGGCTCAACTCAGTCATCTTCAGGTGCTCGAAGAGCAGAGCATGGTCAATGAACAGATTGCCGCCTGGGATGAAGAGCTGAAATATGCCGATGCAGAGCTGACACGAATGCTAAAGGAGCTTCAGTACAGCGAGGAGGCAGTGCAGAAGCTGGGGGAAGCCCGCACCAAAGAAAAGTCCAGCCTGGAAGAGCTGACACGGGAGCGCAATGATTCCCGCAACCTGATATTTGAAAGCTCCGATGCCGCCGTGACCATGGAGCAGCAGATCCGGTTGATGAATTACAGTGTGGAGGCAATGGAAAACCGCCTGCAATTGCGCAAGCAGGAATTGTTATTAGCTATCAACAATGTACTGGCCCCTGCCGGTGACAAGCAGAAGCTATCGGTCGATAAGGACCTGGTGAGCAATGCGGAAACTGTCCACGAGAACCTCAATCGACAGCTCAATGTGCGCCAGCGCCAGATCGTTGCCTGGGTGGGGGAAGACAGCAAGGCGATGCGCAAGTGGTGGAGGCAGTTTGAAAAGGTCGACAGTGGGCTCGGCCGTGTGCGCGACCTGCTCGATGATATACAGCGCTACGAAAACGCCCAGTTGTTTGTCTACCAGCGCCAGCAGGGCTGGTGGCAGACCATGGGCGATCGGCTGCTGCTGCAATTCCGGAATCTGCGCACCAGCTGGCGCAACCTGGCCAATTACGAGCTGTTCGCCATCAGTGAGCAGCCGATCACCCTGAAGGATATCGCCCAGATGGTCCTGGTGATCATCGTCGCCTGGGCCTGCTCGCGCTTGCTCAACTGGATCTTGCGGCGCATGGTGCGCAAAAACCGCACCAGTGAGCAGGGGGCCTACACCCTGTGGCGTATCCTCAATTACTGCATTGTGCTGATCACCTTCGTGATTATTCTCACCATGGTGGGGCTGGATACTTCCAAGCTGACACTGATCGCCGGCGCCCTGTCTGTGGGTATCGGCTTTGGCATGCAGGCAATTTTTTCCAATTTTATTTCCGGCATTATCCTGTTGTTCGAACAGCCGCTACGGGTGGGGGATCTGGTGGAGCTGGAATCCGGGGTGTTCGGGCGTATCCGCGATATCAATGTGCGCTCTACCCGGATCACGACACGCGACAATGTGGATATTCTGGTACCCAACTCCGAGTTCGTCACCGGGCGGGTAACCAACCACACCCTGGAAGACCCGGTGCGTCGCATCCATGTGATTTTCGGGGTGGCCTACGGTACCGATCCGGAAGTGGTGCGGGAGGCGGCCATGGAAGCGGCGGAACGCGTCCCGGTGACCTATAGCAACTGGCAGCGCAAAACCGAGGTGTGGCTCACCGGGTTTGGCGACAGTTCACTGGATTTCAAGCTGGTGGTGTGGGTCAACAGCAATGCGGTGTCTTCCCTCGGGGACCTCAACGCGCTGTACAACATTGAGCTGCTGCGGGAGTTCACCCAGCGGGGAATCGAGATTCCGTTCCCGCAACGAGACCTGCATGTGCGCAGCTGGGGAGATACGGAGGCAGCGCTAGGAAATGCCCCTGCAGATACTTCCGGGGATGGGGGTGCCCCACAGGACTCCACACACCAGCCGCAGGCGGAGCGCCGCGGTTCGGCTGGGATCGAAGACTGGTCCAGCGAGGGTGACACCGATGGCGGCGACAGCGGAGGTGATGGCACGGCAGGGGGTGACGACGGCGGATCGCCTGGTCACTGA
- a CDS encoding aspartate aminotransferase family protein, which yields MSELNTNAFWMPFTPNRTFKAAPRIVERAEGIYLFEKSGRKIIDATAGLWCSNAGHCRTEIADAISEQARKLDYSSIFNFGHELSFEYAERLVQYTPDGLNKVFFGNSGSEAVESALKIALQYQRARGKGSRTMFIGREKGYHGVNFGGISVGGIAPNYQSFGQPVKANHMRHTLDIERNAFSKGLPEHGVELAEDLERLVAFHGADQIAAVIVEPFSGAGGVVLPPKGYLKRLREICDQHDLLLIFDEVISGWGRTGSPFASQEFDVTPDMITSAKGITNATVPLGAVFVNDKIYNTVVDAAAEGMVEFFHGYTYSAHPVACAAGMATLDIYDREGLLTRASGDIGSYWENALHSLADLDNVIDVRNYGLVGAIELRAPEGLKGKFGAKASALAWEAGVMARGIGDALCMSPPLIIETHEIDTIVNTLREVISGLR from the coding sequence ATGTCCGAACTGAACACCAACGCATTCTGGATGCCGTTTACCCCCAACCGCACTTTCAAGGCAGCGCCGCGTATCGTCGAGCGCGCGGAGGGAATTTACCTGTTTGAAAAATCCGGTCGCAAGATCATCGACGCCACTGCAGGCCTGTGGTGTTCCAATGCCGGTCATTGCCGCACTGAAATCGCCGATGCGATCTCCGAGCAGGCGCGCAAGCTCGATTACAGCTCCATCTTCAATTTCGGCCACGAGCTGAGCTTTGAATACGCGGAGCGTCTGGTGCAGTACACGCCGGATGGGCTGAACAAGGTGTTTTTCGGTAACTCCGGTTCCGAAGCGGTGGAGTCGGCGTTGAAGATTGCGTTGCAGTACCAACGCGCGCGCGGCAAGGGCTCGCGCACGATGTTTATCGGCCGTGAGAAGGGCTACCACGGGGTGAACTTTGGTGGCATTTCCGTGGGTGGTATTGCGCCGAATTACCAGAGCTTTGGCCAGCCGGTAAAAGCCAACCATATGCGTCATACGCTGGACATCGAACGCAACGCCTTCTCCAAAGGCCTGCCGGAACACGGTGTGGAGCTGGCGGAGGATCTGGAGCGGCTGGTGGCGTTCCACGGAGCGGACCAGATTGCGGCGGTGATTGTAGAGCCGTTCTCCGGTGCCGGTGGTGTGGTGTTACCGCCCAAGGGTTACCTGAAGCGTCTGCGCGAGATCTGTGACCAGCACGATCTGCTGCTGATTTTTGACGAGGTAATTTCCGGCTGGGGACGCACCGGTTCTCCGTTCGCGTCTCAGGAATTCGATGTAACGCCGGATATGATCACGTCTGCCAAGGGCATTACCAATGCCACCGTGCCGCTGGGTGCGGTATTCGTGAACGACAAGATCTACAACACGGTGGTGGATGCTGCCGCTGAGGGCATGGTGGAGTTTTTCCATGGATACACCTATTCCGCACATCCGGTGGCCTGTGCAGCTGGGATGGCGACGCTGGATATCTACGATCGCGAGGGACTGCTGACCCGTGCGTCCGGGGATATCGGTAGCTACTGGGAGAACGCCCTGCACTCCCTGGCCGATCTTGACAATGTCATCGACGTGCGCAACTACGGCCTGGTCGGCGCTATCGAGCTGCGTGCCCCGGAAGGACTTAAAGGCAAATTCGGTGCCAAGGCGTCGGCGTTGGCCTGGGAGGCAGGTGTGATGGCGCGCGGGATTGGCGATGCGCTGTGCATGTCCCCGCCGCTGATCATCGAGACCCACGAGATCGATACCATCGTGAATACCCTGCGCGAGGTGATCTCCGGGTTGCGTTGA
- a CDS encoding GNAT family N-acetyltransferase produces MSVTTYYLEMSDRTQLNAKPCPAGLSVMEAEEKEFRFNRYLYQLVGEPWQWNDKLKEPDKTWQDYAERDALRTWVAYYRGAIAGYFELEKQTNNDVQIAYFGLAPRFIGRGFGGHLLSRALQEAWDWAPCKRVWVHTCTLDHEGALANYQARGMTIYSTEVET; encoded by the coding sequence TTGAGCGTTACCACTTACTATCTGGAAATGAGCGACCGCACCCAACTGAATGCCAAGCCCTGCCCTGCAGGGCTGTCGGTAATGGAAGCCGAAGAAAAGGAGTTTCGATTCAATCGCTATCTGTACCAGCTGGTGGGCGAGCCCTGGCAATGGAATGACAAGCTGAAAGAACCCGACAAGACCTGGCAGGACTATGCCGAACGCGATGCCCTGCGCACATGGGTGGCCTACTACCGCGGCGCAATCGCCGGTTATTTTGAGCTGGAAAAACAGACCAATAACGACGTCCAGATCGCGTACTTCGGCCTGGCACCGCGGTTTATTGGCCGCGGATTCGGCGGACATCTACTCAGCCGGGCTCTGCAGGAAGCATGGGACTGGGCGCCGTGTAAACGCGTGTGGGTACACACCTGCACCCTCGACCACGAAGGCGCACTCGCCAATTACCAGGCGCGCGGCATGACCATCTATAGCACCGAGGTGGAGACCTGA
- a CDS encoding NAD-dependent succinate-semialdehyde dehydrogenase gives MVLNASVQNLALLKTQNFVAGEWRDGESKLAVTDPANGSVLAEIADGSAADAEQAVAAAHGAFPEWSRKTAGERAAVLKRWYQLIVENREDLARILTLEQGKPLAEALGEIDYGASYIEWYAEECRRAYGQTIPTHNPAMRLHTIRQPVGVVTCITPWNFPNAMITRKAAPALAAGCPVVIKPASETPLSALALCALAEQAGLPAGTLNVVVGTDSAAIGKVLTQDPRVAKFTFTGSTPVGKLLMAQCASTIKKMSMELGGNAPFIVFDDADIDVAVTACIATKMRNAGQTCVSTNRIYVHESVHDAFVDKLRVQMEKLQPGHGLEEGTTFGPLIFRRAVDRVHGLVEEAVANGARLLLGGDFLPNGENYYAPTLLTEVHDDMRIAQEEIFGPLAVVQKFRDEDDVIQRANNTPFGLAAYVMSENIRRANRVVEALEYGMVACNAGVFSTTVAPFGGCKESGIGREGGVEGMAEFYETKYCCYGA, from the coding sequence ATGGTACTGAACGCTTCTGTACAAAACCTGGCCTTGTTGAAAACCCAAAACTTTGTCGCCGGTGAGTGGCGAGATGGCGAGAGCAAGTTGGCGGTTACTGACCCCGCAAATGGCTCTGTGCTGGCGGAAATCGCCGATGGCAGTGCCGCCGATGCGGAGCAGGCAGTCGCTGCCGCCCATGGAGCTTTTCCCGAATGGAGCCGCAAGACCGCCGGCGAACGCGCGGCGGTGCTGAAGCGCTGGTACCAGCTGATTGTGGAAAACCGTGAAGATCTGGCGCGGATCCTGACCCTGGAGCAGGGCAAACCGCTGGCGGAGGCGCTGGGGGAGATCGATTACGGCGCCTCCTACATCGAGTGGTACGCGGAGGAGTGTCGTCGCGCCTACGGCCAGACGATCCCAACCCACAATCCGGCGATGCGCCTGCACACCATCCGCCAGCCGGTGGGTGTGGTCACCTGTATTACGCCGTGGAATTTTCCCAATGCAATGATTACCCGCAAGGCGGCACCCGCGCTGGCGGCGGGTTGTCCGGTAGTCATCAAGCCGGCTTCAGAAACGCCGCTGTCGGCGCTGGCGCTGTGTGCGCTGGCGGAGCAGGCCGGGTTGCCGGCGGGCACCCTGAACGTGGTTGTCGGCACGGACTCCGCAGCCATCGGCAAGGTGCTGACCCAGGACCCGCGCGTGGCGAAGTTCACTTTTACCGGCTCCACTCCGGTAGGCAAGCTGTTGATGGCCCAGTGCGCGAGCACCATCAAAAAGATGTCCATGGAGCTGGGGGGCAATGCGCCGTTTATCGTGTTCGACGATGCGGATATCGATGTGGCGGTGACTGCCTGTATTGCCACAAAGATGCGTAACGCGGGCCAGACTTGTGTGTCTACAAACCGGATCTATGTGCACGAGTCGGTGCACGATGCATTTGTGGATAAGTTGCGCGTGCAGATGGAAAAGTTGCAGCCGGGGCATGGCCTGGAAGAGGGGACTACATTTGGTCCGCTGATTTTCCGCCGTGCGGTGGATCGGGTACACGGTCTGGTTGAAGAGGCGGTGGCCAACGGGGCGCGCCTTTTGCTGGGTGGTGATTTCCTGCCCAATGGCGAGAATTACTATGCGCCGACGCTGCTGACCGAGGTGCACGATGATATGCGCATCGCACAGGAGGAAATTTTCGGACCGCTGGCGGTAGTGCAGAAGTTCCGCGATGAAGATGACGTGATTCAGCGCGCCAATAATACGCCGTTCGGGTTGGCGGCGTATGTAATGAGTGAAAACATTCGTCGGGCGAATCGTGTGGTTGAGGCGCTGGAGTACGGCATGGTGGCCTGTAATGCGGGCGTCTTCTCTACCACCGTTGCGCCGTTTGGCGGCTGCAAGGAATCCGGTATCGGCCGCGAGGGCGGTGTCGAGGGAATGGCCGAGTTTTACGAAACCAAGTACTGCTGCTACGGCGCGTAA